Within the Gemmatimonadota bacterium genome, the region TGATCCCCACGCACCAGTGTGGGGATAGCGGCCGAGCGCGATGTATTCGGCGACGTTCCGCGCGAACGTGGTGTCCTCACGCTGAGTCACGACGGCACATCGTCGCGCAAGCGCGCGACGGGGGATCTCCGCCACGTCTGTCCCATCGATCGTGATGCGGCCGGACACGAGCGGAACACGACCGAGCAGTGCCCGGACGAGAGTACTCTTCCCGCTGCCGTTGGGACCGACGATGGCCGTGACCGCGCCACGTTCCGCACGCAGCGATACGCCCGTCACAACGGGGTTTGCGCTCGAATCGTACGCGATGGTGACGTTCTCATACGCGATCACCGCATCCTCCTGAGCTGAATCAGAAAGAATGGAACGCCGAGGACCGCCGTCACGGCGCCGAGCGGAAGCTCCGACGGCGGGATTACGACGCGCGCGAGGAGGTCGGAGGCGACGACGAGCGTTGCGCCGATTATCGCGCAACCGGCGAGCATCGCGCGCTGCCGCGACAGGCCGAACGCGCGTGCCATGTGCGGTACTACGAGTCCCACGAATCCAATCAGGCCAGCGGCCGCAACCGTTGCCGCCGCCAGTAGCGCGCTCGCCAGAAACGCGCGTCGGGTGGCGCGGTGCACGTCCACGCCAAGCCCTGCGGCCGAGTCCTCGCCCAGCGTAAGCACGTCGATCTCGGGTGCGTAGGCAACGAGGTAGGCGACACCGGCCGCGACGTACAATCCCAGCCATGCGACCGTGTACCACGTTGCGTCTGCGACGGAGCCCATCATCCACCACAGCGCGCCACGAATCGTATTCGGCGAAACGTTTGCGAGCAGGATCATGATCAACGCGTTCGCGAATGCACCCACGACCACGCCAGCCATCAGCAACACGCGAACGTCTGTGTGACCGGATCGTCCAGCCCCGCGCGCAACGCCGATGGCGAGCAGCACGGCAACGCCTGCACCGACGAACGCGAGCAGTGGCCACAGCGCCGACGATACGCCCAGCATCATCGCGGCCACGGCGCCGACCGCTGCGCCGCCCGACACGCCGAGCAGATACGGCTCAGCGAGCGGATTGCGAAGCGTCGCCTGCAGAGTCGTGCCACTGGTGCCGAGCGCGACACCAACGAGCGCTGCGAGCACGACCCGTGGCAACCTGAGCGTCACGACGATGGAGTGCACCGCCGCCGGTGCATGATTGGCGAGCGCCGCGAGCACCTGCATTGGCGAAAGCGATACGGTACCGAGCGCGACGCCGAGCACGCAAACCGCGCCGAACAGCAGCGTGCCGATCCACCAGTGCCATGCGCGATGGACGATCATGGCAGGACGATCCCCGGATGCAGAGCACGCGCGAGCACCGTCGCAGCAGATCCCATCTGCACTGACGGCCTGAGAATCATGGTGAGCGGAATCCGGATCACATGTCCCTGCGCGATCGCCGGAACGGCCTGCCAGACACCGCCGAGTGGCGAGTCGCTTCCGCCTTCGCCGCCGCGAATCACAAAATCCGGATTGCGCGCTATCACGTCTTCGATCGAGACGATTGGCGACGGCTGCGGCAGATATGCGTACACGTTGTGCGCACCGGCGATGGTCAGCAGCTCGTTCATGAAGCTTCCACCGCCGACCACCATCGGCGACGTGTCTATCATCGGCCACACGACGGTCGGTTTGCGCAGCGCACGCGTTGCGCTCGCCACTCGCCGAAGCGACGCAGCCACAGTGTCCAAGACGACGGCTGCGCGCGCGCTGTCGCCGAGGACTCGACCCAGCAGTCGTACAGAGCGATCGAAGTCGGCGATCCGATCGATTCGGAGAGAAATCGTGCGTATGCCCGCGCTTTCCAGCCGCTCTGCGGCCGCGCGGTTGTCCTCGCTAGCGTACAGCAGCACGAGGTCGGGATGTGCGGCAACTATCTTCTCGACGTTGGGCCCGATTCCATTTCCCATGTCGGGGATAGTCCTGGCCGAGTCCGGCCATTCGTCCCAGTGTGATCTGCCTATGAGCAGCGATCCCGCGCCGATTGCAAAGATCGTCTCCGTCGTCGTCGGATTGAGTGAGACGACGCGGCGGGGATGCGTTGCGAACGAAATTGGACGCCCGAAGTCATCGCGAACGGTCGGCGCAACGCCGCTCGCCGGACTGCGTGACGCGGCAGCGTTGCGTGTCGAGTCTCGCGTGCAGGAGGCGGAGAGAATCGCAAGCGCGGCGCACGCGGAGATCCCGATTGCGGATCTGTACAATGACTTCGCTGTCGCGCCGAGACTGACGGTCCTGAAACGCAAAACGGGCATCCTTTTTCGAAGGAAGCCCGCAACGTATGCACGAGATCGACAGGCGACGACGTACAACGCCACCAGCCCTCCCCCGAGGGTCTGTAAGATGTGGCGCGGACGAAGGTCGTCTCCTGGCTCCGGGCCGTCGCATCTCCCTTCCCGGCCAGCTCAGCCAGTGGGACCTCAGATACGCTTACTGCCCGTTACAGTGGCGGGGCCGCGCCGGCATTTCACCGGCTTCCGTGTCCCCCGACCGCGAAAATCAATTATGTGGTGAAGCTACCTGCGCCTGAGCGCGCGCGCAAGCGTCACCGTCATTGCGCCCCCGATCAGGAGCGTCAGTCCGGCGACGAACAGGAGCGCCGGTGGTTGTTTCACTTCGGGAAGGTTCACGACCGCGACCGCATTTGCCGGAACGTCCGACGCGAGATATCGTCGGAACTGATGGCCTTCTATCGCGACTGGAGCGACTGTGGCCAGTCGCGCACCGCTCGCGACGCCGGTCGAATCCTCGACGAGAACCTCGAACACGACCGCACTCTGCTCGAACGGAATCTTGAGCGGAAATGCATCCGCCGGCAGATCATAGTGAAATGCCAGCTGCTTCATGCCGGGTGCGAACGGCGCGTACACGAGTGCGCGCGAATTCGCGAAGCGTACCGCCGCCGCCGGAATGTCACCGTCCGCCACCACCGGCGTGCGTGCCCCAGACGGAAGTCCCGACGACCATACCGCGCCTGCGTCCGACTCGTTCGGCGCGACACGCGTTACCGAGGTATCGTTGGAAAGCTCGAACACTTCGGTGACTGTACGCAAACCATCGGGTGCTGCGCGACTCACTATGATGTGCCGCCCACGGATCGTCATCGGCACGCGATGCGAAGTCGTGTCGAACACGACTATCTCCGCGTCGCCCCCGCTTTCGTCGCCTGCATTCAGCGGGTGCGAAAAATACGCGACACCATCGTGCGATGAGGAGACAAAGTAGATCGCATCGGTGACGCCGGTGCGCTTGTACCTGAACGTGTAATGACCCGATCCGTTGGTGTGCGTGGAGTCCACCGGGCCCGCGTGATCGGTGCCGACGCGATGCAGCGTGACCCACGCGCCGGCCACCGCAACGACGGAATCGCCGCCCGGTTTGACGACGCGGCCAGAAACGCTCGAGCTTTCCTGAGCGCCGCACACTGCCGCAAACATTAGCGCGAAAAGCGCGCTGAGAATCCTAGAGCCGGAACTTGCCAAAATCTTCCGGCCTGAGGTTTTCGAGATATGCCTTGAGCTGTTCCGGCGACATCGGCCTGAATTCCGGATCCACCTGAAGCTCCGCAATCGTTTCCGATTCATCCAGCACTGCCGTGGTGAGTAGATCATCACTGACGAAAATCGGCGCGTTGAATCGCAGGGCGAGCGCGATGCCATCGGACGGGCGCGCGTCCACCACGACGCTTCCATCGCGACTGGCCAGTTGCAGCTCGGCGTGGTAAGTGCGCGCGACTATGCGCGTCACGCTCACGCGCATCAGAGTCGCACCCAGCTGCGTGATGATGTTCTTGCACAGATCGTGTGTGAGCGGCCGCTCGCGATGCATCTGATGCATCTCGATCACGATCGACTCCGCTTCAGGCTGGCCTATCCAGATCGGCAACAACCGCTCGCCGCCCTTCTCCCGGAGGATCACGACGTACGCATTGGAAGTACGATCCAGCCCGAGGCGCATTACCTCGACTTCGAGCAGTGCCATGGCTGGAAGATAATGGCCGGGATCGTGTGTCGTCATCCCGCCGAAAGCCGGATGACGACCTCCACGCGCCCGGCTTTAGCTAGACTGCCTTCTTCAACGCCGCCGCGCGATCCGTGCGCTCCCACGTGAACAACGTAGCAGCGTTCCGTCCGCGTCCGATCTTTTCCGGCGTCCGGCCAAAGTGACCGTACGATGCCGTGGGGGTGTAGATCGGCTTGCGCAGATCCAGCGCAGTGATGATCCCACGCGGCGTGAGGTCGAATAC harbors:
- a CDS encoding iron ABC transporter permease, which codes for MIVHRAWHWWIGTLLFGAVCVLGVALGTVSLSPMQVLAALANHAPAAVHSIVVTLRLPRVVLAALVGVALGTSGTTLQATLRNPLAEPYLLGVSGGAAVGAVAAMMLGVSSALWPLLAFVGAGVAVLLAIGVARGAGRSGHTDVRVLLMAGVVVGAFANALIMILLANVSPNTIRGALWWMMGSVADATWYTVAWLGLYVAAGVAYLVAYAPEIDVLTLGEDSAAGLGVDVHRATRRAFLASALLAAATVAAAGLIGFVGLVVPHMARAFGLSRQRAMLAGCAIIGATLVVASDLLARVVIPPSELPLGAVTAVLGVPFFLIQLRRMR
- a CDS encoding bifunctional nuclease family protein, producing MALLEVEVMRLGLDRTSNAYVVILREKGGERLLPIWIGQPEAESIVIEMHQMHRERPLTHDLCKNIITQLGATLMRVSVTRIVARTYHAELQLASRDGSVVVDARPSDGIALALRFNAPIFVSDDLLTTAVLDESETIAELQVDPEFRPMSPEQLKAYLENLRPEDFGKFRL
- a CDS encoding helical backbone metal receptor — protein: MPVLRFRTVSLGATAKSLYRSAIGISACAALAILSASCTRDSTRNAAASRSPASGVAPTVRDDFGRPISFATHPRRVVSLNPTTTETIFAIGAGSLLIGRSHWDEWPDSARTIPDMGNGIGPNVEKIVAAHPDLVLLYASEDNRAAAERLESAGIRTISLRIDRIADFDRSVRLLGRVLGDSARAAVVLDTVAASLRRVASATRALRKPTVVWPMIDTSPMVVGGGSFMNELLTIAGAHNVYAYLPQPSPIVSIEDVIARNPDFVIRGGEGGSDSPLGGVWQAVPAIAQGHVIRIPLTMILRPSVQMGSAATVLARALHPGIVLP